From Alkalidesulfovibrio alkalitolerans DSM 16529, a single genomic window includes:
- a CDS encoding putative bifunctional diguanylate cyclase/phosphodiesterase: protein MTAPRFSEILKNRIFLTALGALILFPAGLKLIITPSFSAIITASAQSQAETIARHIARTIHLNDHLEAGHRTIPHGTDFVIRDLMVDFDVLRVRFLDSEGTATFSIPLAGQEAEGIPAAALGALRRGEPLSRLVNGADSPDGMAGPQVLSLVPIMSRIGDGRFLGAFEIIHDVTPIMGMLHRLTGWLDAAAIGVSLLLLLLAYAAVRREVQARQELSRAYLEMENVVAERTTSLRLANEELQLMAKVFEHSLDGISITDGDGKILRVNPAFSAITGYSPEEVMGQTPRILKSDRHDDDYYRRMWGAILSEGQWEGEIWNRRKNGEAYPEWLSISSITNEAGEPTHYVAVFHDISEIKRSEELMKHQAYHDALTGLPNRLLLLDRLKVAMNHSRRTGDRLALLYLDVDNFKTVNDSLGHSVGDLLLMSFAHRLKNLLREQDTVARLGGDEFVVMVEDAEGESSAVAVGERILDSLGAPFMVKGHELYVTASVGITIFPEDGDTPDALIKNADLAMYRAKETGKNNCQLFTLAMNERAQQRLVLEKDLRKAIEGRHFEVWYQPKVHLPTGGIIGMEALVRWRREDGSLTPPLEFIPVAEETGMIVPIGEQVLEAACRQAKTWHDSGYGHLALAVNLSVRQLAHKGLIDFIERLLRRTDIDPSLLEFEITETAIMSRVEQAVAVLEEIRRLGAHITVDDFGTGYSSLYYLKRFPIRGLKVDRSFVSNLPSDADDLAIVRTVVSMARGLGLHVTAEGVENVAQMETLRSLDCDFGQGYLYSPPLAAGDFERLLETSGGILRPRSL from the coding sequence GTGACCGCCCCCCGATTCAGCGAAATACTTAAAAATCGGATATTTTTGACGGCCCTCGGGGCTCTGATCCTCTTTCCGGCCGGCCTCAAGCTGATCATCACGCCGAGCTTTTCGGCCATCATCACAGCCTCGGCACAATCCCAGGCAGAAACCATCGCTCGACACATCGCCCGGACCATCCACCTGAACGATCACCTGGAAGCCGGACATCGCACCATTCCTCATGGGACGGACTTCGTGATCCGCGATCTGATGGTCGACTTCGACGTGCTCAGGGTCCGCTTCCTCGATTCAGAGGGAACGGCCACGTTCTCCATTCCTCTCGCGGGCCAGGAAGCCGAGGGCATCCCGGCAGCCGCCCTGGGGGCGCTCAGGCGCGGAGAGCCGTTGTCGCGTCTCGTCAACGGGGCCGACTCCCCCGACGGAATGGCTGGCCCCCAGGTGCTCAGTCTGGTTCCGATCATGTCACGGATCGGGGATGGTCGATTCCTTGGGGCCTTCGAGATCATTCACGACGTGACCCCGATCATGGGCATGCTGCACCGTTTGACCGGATGGCTCGACGCCGCGGCCATCGGCGTGAGCCTCCTGCTCCTTCTGCTGGCCTACGCCGCAGTCAGACGCGAGGTGCAAGCCCGACAGGAACTGAGCAGAGCCTATTTGGAGATGGAGAACGTGGTGGCCGAGCGCACGACGAGTCTGCGCCTGGCTAACGAGGAATTGCAACTCATGGCCAAGGTTTTCGAGCATTCCCTGGATGGCATCAGCATCACCGATGGCGACGGGAAAATCCTGCGGGTCAATCCGGCTTTCTCGGCCATCACCGGGTACTCCCCTGAAGAGGTCATGGGACAGACCCCGCGCATCCTCAAGTCCGACCGACACGACGACGATTACTACCGCCGGATGTGGGGGGCAATTCTGAGCGAGGGCCAGTGGGAAGGCGAGATATGGAACCGCCGCAAGAACGGCGAAGCCTACCCGGAGTGGCTCTCCATCAGTTCCATCACGAACGAGGCTGGCGAGCCGACTCATTACGTGGCCGTGTTCCACGACATCTCGGAGATCAAGCGCTCCGAGGAGCTCATGAAGCACCAAGCCTATCACGACGCCCTGACCGGCCTGCCCAACCGTCTTTTGCTGCTCGACCGCCTCAAAGTGGCCATGAACCACTCCCGCCGCACCGGCGACAGACTCGCGCTGCTCTATCTCGACGTGGACAATTTCAAGACGGTCAACGACTCGTTGGGCCACTCCGTGGGCGATCTGCTGCTCATGTCCTTCGCCCATCGCCTGAAGAATCTTCTGCGCGAGCAGGATACGGTGGCCCGCCTGGGCGGCGACGAATTCGTGGTCATGGTCGAGGACGCCGAGGGCGAGTCGTCGGCCGTGGCCGTTGGCGAGCGCATACTCGACTCCCTGGGCGCGCCCTTCATGGTCAAGGGCCACGAACTTTACGTCACGGCCAGCGTGGGCATCACTATTTTTCCCGAGGACGGCGACACACCCGACGCGCTCATCAAGAACGCCGACCTGGCCATGTACCGCGCCAAGGAGACAGGCAAGAACAACTGCCAGCTCTTCACCCTGGCCATGAACGAACGCGCCCAGCAGCGCCTGGTCTTGGAAAAGGATCTGCGCAAGGCCATCGAAGGTCGCCACTTCGAGGTCTGGTACCAGCCCAAGGTCCATCTCCCCACCGGGGGCATCATAGGCATGGAGGCCCTGGTGCGCTGGCGGCGCGAGGACGGCTCGCTCACCCCGCCCCTCGAATTCATCCCCGTGGCAGAGGAAACCGGGATGATCGTGCCCATCGGCGAGCAGGTGCTCGAAGCCGCCTGCCGCCAGGCAAAGACTTGGCACGACAGCGGATACGGGCATCTGGCCCTGGCCGTGAATCTCTCGGTGCGCCAACTGGCCCACAAAGGACTCATAGACTTCATCGAGCGGCTGCTGCGCCGCACGGACATCGATCCATCCCTGCTCGAATTCGAGATCACGGAGACGGCCATCATGTCGCGCGTTGAGCAGGCAGTGGCCGTGCTGGAAGAGATCAGGAGGCTTGGCGCGCACATCACGGTGGACGATTTCGGCACGGGCTACTCGTCGCTCTACTACCTCAAACGCTTCCCCATCCGGGGGCTCAAGGTGGACCGCTCCTTCGTGAGCAACCTGCCGAGCGACGCCGACGATCTGGCCATTGTGCGCACGGTCGTTTCCATGGCCCGGGGGCTTGGGCTGCACGTCACGGCCGAGGGCGTAGAGAACGTCGCCCAGATGGAGACGCTGCGAAGTCTCGATTGCGATTTCGGACAGGGCTACCTGTACAGCCCCCCCCTGGCCGCGGGTGACTTCGAGCGGCTCCTGGAGACGAGCGGCGGCATTCTTAGGCCCAGATCACTGTGA